AACAGGCTGAATCTCTCCTGATCAACAAACATCTTAAAtatatgagaaaataaagaagcaaATTAACCTTTCaagtttttgaaaataacacaacacaaatatgcaccaataaaaatcaaatgatgaCACGATAATTAAAGAATAACTTTCCAGTCAGGgtttatattttcattgttcTAATTGGATCAGTTAAAGCTTATCTTGTCCAAACACGGGGCCACATGTTGTTGACTCTCTGCTGGATTTAATGATTCCTTTGAGCCTGAACAACCTTCGACACCAGACATGTTTACAGTGCATGCTGGGTAAGTGTCTGCGAGCAGTGGGCGGGTCCAGCGACAGAACAACTGGTTGGGTGAGTTTTAGGACCTGAAtgaactgcagctgcagcagagaagcagATTCACAGCGAGGTAAGGCAGCGAGACACTGAGCTCCTCCACTCACACATATTTACAGTGTCAGGACTGGATCCTGCCGTAgatcctgtcctgtcctgtctcaGGATCAGAGCGACTCAAACTGATTCTACTCTCACTTACAAGCATGTTGCTGATGTCTCTTCAGCTTCAGAACAGCTCAGAGGTTTACTGACATGTGTTGACTCTTTCAGTATAAAGTAACTGTGCTGACAGAGAGTCAGAGGTCAGAAAGTCCAACTGAGAAGCACAAAGCTTTAATCtgctgttgatttatttaacagatAAGCAAAGAGAAGCTTTCTGTGACACAACTCAAGTAATCTGAGATCATTTGATCCTGATGTAGAGAGTAATGTGGATTGTTTTCTCTGATGAGGAGTaaatgttgatgctgttttctAATCTGTGTCTCTGGCATCTTGTTTGTAGTTGTGTTTCCTCAGACTGAATGTTTGTAGTGTGAAGATGTAGATGTGTGGAATCTGCCGGGACTTTTACAGGAGTaggttaaaggtccagtgtgaaggatttcaGCTAATCTATTGTCAGAAACTTCTCCagtcacctgaaactaagaattgtgttttcattatccAAGATTTTCATGTCTGCAGATGAAGCAGGTTCGgcatgttgcaccgccatgttttctacagtagcccagaacagacaaaccaaccaatgGCTCTGTAACGGTGGCATGTTTTAGTGAAACGAGGGGTATGTAGTTGGTTGCACTCTGCAATGTCACCGGTGGACAGCAATAAATCTCAAACAGAACCTTTAACTAGGTCTTATTCAAAAGGCCGAACCACTCCATCTTCGTTTAGTGTCCCATGATACGATGGAGCCCACTGAGACTGAAGATGTGACTGAGGGTCCTACAGGTAAAGCTCACCTGTCCACACCTGTCCAGCAGATCATGGCGGCAGCAGAGTCCAGCCCTCTGACCACTCACGTGCTGAACACCGGAGACGGCGTCCCAGCAGCCCGGATGGCGCTGAGCCTTCATCGACTGGACTCCAAGCTGAAGATCTGGAACATGATGAGCGTCGGGTAAAATACATCGGAACATCAgaagtgtttctttctttctttctttctttctttctttctttctttctttctttttttctgtatttctttctttttttctgtatttctttcttgtGTGGATGAAAaacctggaggatgaaggatgaTGTCAGATGCCTCCTGATCGTTAATGAAACTTTAGAATTGAGCAGTTTTATGATTTTTAGGACTACAAATGAAGATGGCCGCTGCCCTGGACTCATCAGCCGACAAGCTTTCAGCCCCGGCATGTACAAGCTGCGCTTTGAGACGGGGTCATACTGGGAGACTCTGGGTCAGACCTGCTTCTACCCGTATGTAGAGGTGAGCTGCTGTGTATCAGGATAACTCAGCTGTTGTATATTTGGCCGTGTGATAATAGGTTGTTTCCATTGatttttaatgttgtaaataaagctccagcaacatttttttttcagggttttagATGCTGAAAGGATCAAATATATTTATAGTGTAAATCAGTTAAAGcttctctttaaaaaaacatcaataattCCTGTACAGACACACGAACACAGTTAACGTCAGCAGCCTGTCAGGACTGAGAGCACCAGTGATCATCACAAGGTGTCGCCAGAACACACCTGGATGAACCCGAGCTGGTTTGAGTTGGAGGATTTAAAGGAACTGTCCGCGTTGTCATCAGTTAAACTGGAGGGCTGGAAAAAGTATTCAGATGTTAATATATTTCAGTAAAAGGTTGAAaagtaaatatacttaaattTCAAAAGTTAATATAAACGCATTCAGTGATTTCAGAATCACATATATTATATTTCTGATCATGATTATTGATGCTTTAACCTCTGCATCACTTAAATGTCGCTACTGGTGAATATGTTGCTGATACGTGTTCAAAAATTGCAGAGTATTAACCAATAATAATATATTGTGATGTAGCAGGCGATCAAACATTATATTAATACTCTGAAAATGGCAACacaactagtaactaaagctgtgagtaaaaaatacaatatttatctggagtagaagtataaaatTGGAAATACTAAAATAACAGTATAGtagagtacttgagtaaatgcagcATGATagtctgcaggttttcatttaCAACCAAACTGAAGACAACAAATCATTAATCACACGAGCCGAagtttcaatatttgtatttgtaaacaacttcacaatgtgtgtgtgtgtgtgtgtgtgtgtgtgtgtgtgtgtgtgtgtgtgtgtgtgtgtgtgtgtgtgtgtgtgtgtgtgtgtgtgtgtgtttccaggttgTGTTTACCATCAGTGATCCAGAACAGAGGTTCCACATCCCTCTGCTGATGAGTCGGTTCTCCTACAGCACCTACAGAGGAAGCTGAGGGACGACCAGCGAACAGAATTCATGACTTGGACTTTACATAAGttgtattttaatatatatatatatatatatatcattgtTAATATGACTGCAGACATAGGAGCATAATAAAACAGGCGTCACTCTGGTCCATGaaagacaaagtgaaaaagttaCTCtataatatatttatcatttctgtctctttgaattatgtttcatgatgttatttctctgattgaaatgtaatgtaattattagaatgtattttaataattgatttatcatttaagacatttttcaagcagaaatgtgaaaCGTTAGCTGGTTGTTTTCAGCTTCCTCACTGTGAAGATTcgcttcttttctttgttaatggtttacacctttttttaatttttttttttagatgtaaTAGATTCATATGATAATTTGATTAATTGACAGTAATCAGCAGATTattcaacaataaacagaatgtgcagattacacagaaacaaaacatactttaaaagcaaaaatgatggaatgtgatgtgactgccttcttacattttacttttttattctttatattaatctttaattttatttcttcCCACGAACTATACCAACATGGGAAGATCATTTGCTTTATCATCGTTTTCTATTgtcaaaataacagttttgtttttgtttttttacatgtgatATTAAAATCGTCCCAGGGAAATAGCACAGTCATCTCATGTTTTGGTAACAGTTACATGAGATTGAGTGAAGCGTTGAGAAAGTGCCTTTCCGTCTCAGCCAATCAGTGACAAGGGACGCTGTGAGGCCCCGGGGCTGCCTGTTCAGATGCCTGTGTGTAATAAAGTCTTCTTAAAGGAATTAAATGCGTTTATTGACATGGAAGtaatatcttattttatctCTGAAACAATGACTTGTTTAATGACCTTAAAACATTCTTTTAGATTGAGGAATCTTTTTCTCTGTACTATAGTTTCCGGCAGGTATTCGGAGAGAAAGTCTTTCTGCCCTTTACATCATCGTCCCAGTGACATTTCACGCCGTCGCTGTTATTCAATAACACTTGTAGGAGCCGCACGATGAAGTTCAGCGGGCgaaattaaaggaaaaggtGTGTTTTTGGACGGAAAGACTTGGCACGTGGCACCGAGAGCATGTCTCAGGTGCTGAGGCTTCTCTCGGCGGCCGCCCTGCCGCTCTGCCGGGCTGCAGGAGCCCGGGCTCGCTTCTCCGCGGTGACCGCAGGTCGGCTCTTCACAGCCGGATATCGAAGCTCTGCTGCCCCGGTGAGTGCATGTGGAGGTTTTTTGGACTTACGGTTGTCTGTGACATGAACGAACCCGCCACTGACTTACTGACCCTTAAATTCTTCTGCAAATGAGCTGGAGTTAGATTTAACCTGGATTTAACTTTGTGCAGCGGGACAGATAGCTGGCTAGCCAAACTACTTGCCGGACCCTATTGCAAAACCCGGGAGTTCAAGGTTTGTTCTGCTTTATAACGAcataaaatacaattttaagCTACACGTAAGACCTCATCTGCCTCATTATAGGTTATTCTTTAATTCGGCACGGATTTcaacaagcaaaaaaacacttccGTCGTAAAACACAACTTTCTCTGTGGAGATAACGTTACTACTAGCCACTTTTTATCTAACGTTAGCAACCACACTGTGGGAATTACAGGCAAGCGGGTCAAATGTCaattaaagtgacatttagTCCAGTAACCATATATCTTCTCCGCATTATAGAAATATGTCAATAAAGCAATGAAAGCGCAACGAAACGTCCTTCATGAGGCTCTTCTGTAAAGCTAGCTAACGACCTGTgtttgctaatgctagcagTAAAAATCGAGGCCTGTTTGAGTGAATATTAGAAACAGTCAGTAACTTAACTTAGACTGTATGAGTAACTGTTCTTAAGTTGTACCGAAACCTAAACCAACATTTTACTGTAGTTATGATGCCAAAACAGCAGTTTCTTGACAAGTTTGAGAGCTTAGCTTGAATCAGCCTGTCATCGTACAGCTACAAGCTGCTTCTGACTCAGTTTGACAACATTTAACTTGAAGTGTCAGAAACTGGTCAAAGTGTTACTGTGAGTTTAATAGTCAACGTTTCCCCATATTCTCCAGCTCTAGACTAAACTCTGTAAAGGATATATACACAATGGTCACATGGCAGCTGTGTTTATCTTGTTCACACAGGCCATAAAAAGATTACATAGgaattttgcattaaaatgccTAAAATCTACATGATCCCTGCTGTATATTTTTCAGACAAAATGCGACATGTATATAACTGTAAAACCGTCTtgtttctgaacatttttataGTATTTTGGCCCTCATGTATGTCTTCTCTGTAATGTCTCcaagaaataaaatacatttcccatccagctccagtcagcaggcAACATTACAGTGACGTGACTTAAAAACCTGCAACAGATTTCTCCAAACCAGACtgttgctgcagtcaggttgattaATGGGTGTGAAGATATTTCCACTTTCTCCCTCTGGTGAACgactccagatcagagcagaacaaTGTGGCTGTTGTTCTTCAGGTCCAGCTGAGTTCTTGACACTCTGCAGATGTCTGtatgttgtgtcatttttaataggGAACTCCCTCATGGTGGAAATTACATTTGGTACGCTTCAGTCAAATGTAATGTTACTGATTGGAGGCATTGCTGACTTTGTGTGGACTGTCCCTTTTGTTGCAGCTCAGCGAGGACGTGCTTTATGTGCGATAAACTCACAGAGGGAAGTTCACACCAAAAAATACATCTAGAAGATCCACTTCAGACTGCTGCAGCCTCATATTCACTCAACTCATGCACGGCTGCATTTTGTCCCCaattaatcaaactgaaattgtttaaaggtgcaatatgtagatttataatataacatatatttctgtctaaacaaactaaattatacaactcttgttgttttcatgactgagtaaacaaactgaccttaaacaacaaaaacacaatttatactgttctactttgtttatatgtggcggaccctgccacctttctagcttcagtgttctgggacctcattttcctttgagaacagtttgtttattcacttatggaaaaaaatacacatttcagagtttgtattattacttaaTTGATATTGTAATGAGAGTTTATACTTCTTCCCCAGAGCTACACAGAACTACCTCATGATGTAAATCTGCAGTTCTGTAACACAGAACAGCTTTCAAAGATCAGCTGAGGCTAATTTGAGCCCTCATGAGTTAAATTGTCGTCCTCTGGAGTTACCTCGTTAGTCTCCTGAGTACCAGGTTCCTGCTTACTGTCCTTTTTGCTGCAGCTCAGCGAAGAAATGCTGTGTGTGCAAAAAACCAAGTGAACCAGCACCGTCCCCATGAATCGCACTGAAATTGTAAAATGAGGTGAAATGAGCAAACAGTAACTCTTTCTGTGCCTTTACTTGAACAATGTTAGACCGTATTAAACCTCAGCATGtgatatcaaacatgttttttaaataacatgCTGCAAAATAATCTGCCTCAGTGGTTTTAATCTGCTGTTTTAACAGCCTCCACTCCTCTGGGAAGACTTTTGACCTGAGATTGGAATATTTCTGTCGGTGTTCCAGTTCCTCCCAAAGGTGTTGGATGGGGTTGAAGAACGTCCTCTGTACCGGCCAGTCAAGGTCTTCTTCACCAAACTGGAGGAACCATTTCTACATAGATCTGGTTTTATTGTAATGTTGGAAACAGccgagagacaaagacacactttTGTCTTCTGTAGTGTtaagatttctttctttcttggttggagatgaagaagagaatATGACAAAcgtgtccacatacttttggcctTTTTATCACATCAAGCTCATACTGagttatttttgaatgtttcctcCACATCTTTATTATTCCACTGGTCTAAAATACGCATCATAACTCACTGGTCAGGAGTTTTAAGTGTCTTAAAGTCAACAACACTCACTCtggttctgttttcttttccagaaCGTCTGTCGGACTCCAGCTAACTTCTTGTCCTGTCGCAGATTCCAGTTGGCTCAGCGCCGCCTGTACTCGACTGAACCTAAAGGTGAGAGCGACTCTGCAGCTGAAGCACAGAAGGTGGATGTTGTGGAGAAACCGTCTGCACACGGGAGGTTTTATTGATGCAACGTTACAACAACACGAGAACAAAAAGGATTTATACACAGTAGAGGTGTATGATGTGGGTGTTTTCAGCCAATAACCTGTAATTACCGCATCTTGTGGGCGATATTGATAAGATAAGAAACGATTtcacatatttgtattttaaaaagaggtTCACAGCCTGTTTCTGCCCTTGTGAGGGTGAGAAAAGCTAAGAAGTCTGCCCAGGCTGGGATAGACTACAGTGTGTTTCTACCTGTGAGGACGACAACAGCTGAGCTTCTTCTACGTCTCCTTCTTCTATCTTCTTCTTATTGTGGATGACAAATAACCTTTAAAACATGCATACCACCTCTTACTGTATTTTAGTTTGGCTGCAGAATCAGAgccacaaacattttttcatccATTTATATTTCCTCTGAAGGACGAGTTGATGTCTGTTGCTTGAATGGAAACAAACGTGTGATCTAAcgtcatctgtgtgtttcagatggtaaaggaggagcaggaggaggaaagagaggaggaggaggtaaagaCTGGTGGAGCCGTCTGCAGAAGGTACGTCACACCTGCACGAACATTGAAGTGAAGTTATTTTACCAATTTATTGCTCCGACAGAGAAGAATCTCCTCTATTGTTTCACTTTTCATAATCAAACTGAtggaacacagcagcttttttcATGGTAAAACCCTGAAGCAGAATTTATAAGAACAGTTTTGGAGATGagagtttgaaaatgtttccagaATGTTTCATATTGCAGAAAAATAACTGTTCAGGTGAAAAATGCAAAGTAGAAACTGGAATTAGAAATCTGTATTTTGTTGtcgattttttttaaacacatttttttgtggtaTTTTGGTTCAGGGCTCCTGTGTGACAGCgaggaaaatgtttatttctatttaattctgttctgtttctaaaatataaaatatgttcaTGTCctaattattttaaaagaaaatgtggaaatataTTCAGAGCAACGCAAATAACCAAATATTAAGCTTGACTGAAcattttgagaacatttttctgAACTCTTTACTTTACTCTAAactttagtttttatttataaatgagacagaaaatacGAGCAGAACCATCAGATCCAAGCCCGGCAGGCTCAGGACTCATAATGAGAACACTTGAGTCTGACaaagtttttaattttgagACAACAGGCAACAGTTCAAATGTAACATCCAGCcgtgtgtctgtctctgccgGGCTGCAGGGCGACTTCCCCTGGGACGAGAAGGATTTCCGTTATCTTGCGATCACCGTCGCCGGAGTGAGTTCAGTTCTGCTCTACCTGTACCTGCGAGACAACGGCAGAGAGATCAGCTGGAAGGACTTCGTCCACCGATACGTGGGCAGAGGAATTGTGAGGAGGACTTTTCTGCTGAGttattaaacatgtttcatcTGGTAGTCCTGATCCTGGAAACAACAGTCCTTAAGTAAGAAAAGagtgaaattgaaaatgtttttaaatgatgtctttctttctgtgcagGTGGAGCGTTTAGAGGTCATCAACAAACAGTATGTCAGAGTCATTCTGGTGCCGGGAGCCAACGCTGACGCGGTGAGAGGAACTGAGGGACTGCACCTTCATTTATCAAGCtaaatattataaaaacaaatacaggaaattGTTTTGGAGTTTGATGCATTTTGTAGAACAAATTGTTGTTTAAGGAAAGAAAAGTTAAACCAGACGAACAAAACATCTCGATgctcattttgcttttgtttgctctTCATGTAATTGAATCATCTGataacaacaatttaaaaactaaTAACGATATTCAAGCAGATTTAATTTCAAATGATATTTCTAGTTGTAATATTGGATTAGGACTCAGTGAATTAAAGTGGCTTGTTGGGCTGTTTTAGATCGGTGTGTAAAAACTGATGCAGgtaatctgatttaaaaaaacaaaactaattcACTCCCAACAAATCAATACAGCCGAGACATGTTTTACACACCGATCATCAGAAGTCGCTCCACGTTCTTGTAGCCGCTCCGTCACATGATGCTTCATGAATCACATGTGACCTGCAGAGCTACGTTTGGTTCAACATCGGCAGCGTCGACACGTTCGAGAGGAACCTGGAGGCGGCGCACCTGGAGCTCGGCCTGGAGCTGTCGCACCGCCCCGCCGTCGTCTACAGCACCGAGAGCGACGGGTGGgtctcacacaaacatgtccGCATGTTACAACAACAGACCTGGAACAGATGGAAGAATATTTCCTCTTAACTGagacagaacatttaaaataagACGGTCTGACACCACCAGGTCGTCT
This sequence is a window from Acanthopagrus latus isolate v.2019 chromosome 8, fAcaLat1.1, whole genome shotgun sequence. Protein-coding genes within it:
- the LOC119024256 gene encoding 5-hydroxyisourate hydrolase-like isoform X1 is translated as MEPTETEDVTEGPTGKAHLSTPVQQIMAAAESSPLTTHVLNTGDGVPAARMALSLHRLDSKLKIWNMMSVGTTNEDGRCPGLISRQAFSPGMYKLRFETGSYWETLGQTCFYPYVEVVFTISDPEQRFHIPLLMSRFSYSTYRGS
- the LOC119024256 gene encoding 5-hydroxyisourate hydrolase-like isoform X2 — translated: MAAAESSPLTTHVLNTGDGVPAARMALSLHRLDSKLKIWNMMSVGTTNEDGRCPGLISRQAFSPGMYKLRFETGSYWETLGQTCFYPYVEVVFTISDPEQRFHIPLLMSRFSYSTYRGS